Proteins encoded in a region of the Syntrophales bacterium genome:
- a CDS encoding DRTGG domain-containing protein, translating to MKLGEVVDILEATLLVGTERHLALDVKTAFSADLMSDVLAFAKSGSLILTGLTTPQVVRTASILDATALIIVRGKIPPADTLKLAQELDIPVLSTGYILFETSGRLYANGIVGCIEKIGGMSSAGS from the coding sequence TTGAAACTTGGTGAAGTAGTCGATATCCTGGAAGCAACTCTCCTTGTCGGCACTGAACGGCACCTCGCCCTTGATGTCAAAACCGCCTTCAGCGCCGACCTGATGAGCGACGTTCTCGCCTTTGCCAAGTCGGGCAGCCTCATCCTTACCGGTTTAACGACACCGCAGGTCGTTCGAACGGCGAGCATTCTCGACGCTACAGCCCTGATAATCGTACGCGGCAAAATTCCCCCTGCAGACACCCTGAAGCTGGCCCAGGAACTTGATATCCCGGTTCTGTCGACGGGCTACATTCTTTTTGAAACATCGGGCCGCCTGTACGCGAACGGCATCGTGGGCTGTATCGAAAAAATCGGGGGAATGAGTAGCGCCGGATCATGA
- a CDS encoding DRTGG domain-containing protein, with protein MTLAEVIRKLNLGVRCCDEKLDRGVEGGYVGDLLSDVIANSKKGHLWITRQSHQNIVAVASLREHAGIILTLGKEPDRETLEKATREGIPILVTDLPGFEIAGRLYGMIAGEQE; from the coding sequence ATGACTCTTGCAGAGGTGATTCGGAAGCTGAACCTGGGGGTTCGATGCTGCGACGAAAAGCTTGACCGGGGCGTGGAAGGCGGCTACGTGGGCGACCTCCTCAGCGATGTAATCGCCAACAGCAAGAAAGGCCACCTTTGGATAACCCGCCAATCCCATCAGAATATCGTCGCCGTGGCATCCCTGCGGGAACACGCCGGCATCATTCTGACGCTCGGCAAGGAACCTGACCGGGAAACCCTGGAAAAAGCGACCCGGGAAGGCATTCCCATCCTGGTAACGGATCTGCCGGGCTTTGAAATCGCGGGCCGACTGTACGGCATGATCGCCGGGGAGCAGGAATGA
- the thiE gene encoding thiamine phosphate synthase, translating to MKGVYLVTDRGLCGGRSLADVVLEAVRGGVSCVQLREKTFSTRDFVAEALAVRELLRPFPVPLIINDRIDVALAGGADGVHIGGDDMPYDVARRLMGERAIIGVSVETWDDVEYFQGRDVSYIAASPVFATPTKTDTGRPWGLEGLRAIKSFSRHPLVAIGGINESNAREVVEAGADSLAVVSAVCAADDPEKAARRLRDIVDAATAKS from the coding sequence ATGAAAGGCGTGTACCTGGTAACGGACAGGGGGCTTTGCGGCGGCAGGTCTCTGGCGGATGTGGTACTGGAGGCGGTGCGGGGCGGTGTCTCCTGCGTGCAGCTTCGGGAGAAGACGTTTTCAACGAGAGATTTTGTTGCCGAGGCGCTGGCGGTCAGGGAGCTTCTTCGCCCATTTCCTGTACCGCTCATCATTAACGACCGGATCGACGTTGCTCTTGCCGGCGGCGCCGATGGGGTGCATATCGGCGGGGATGACATGCCCTATGATGTTGCCCGCCGGCTCATGGGAGAGCGGGCCATTATCGGGGTATCGGTGGAAACCTGGGACGATGTCGAATATTTTCAGGGCCGTGATGTTTCCTATATCGCCGCGAGTCCCGTGTTCGCGACGCCCACCAAGACAGATACCGGAAGACCCTGGGGACTGGAAGGCCTTCGAGCGATCAAATCTTTCAGTCGCCACCCCCTGGTAGCCATCGGCGGGATCAATGAATCCAACGCCCGTGAGGTGGTTGAAGCTGGAGCCGACAGCCTTGCCGTTGTTTCCGCCGTCTGTGCCGCCGACGATCCTGAAAAGGCGGCCCGCCGCCTCCGGGACATCGTTGATGCAGCCACGGCGAAGTCGTAA
- a CDS encoding ATP-binding protein, giving the protein MKDIVRKTFSVEGGNFENAGIASIEIKKILKALGIQDDVLRKTAIAVYESELNIISYARKGIINLVVTDSDINIDVRDEGPGIEDIELAMQPGYSTATEQIRQMGFGAGMGLCNIKSCSDRFEIASTVNEGTHLKVSIARGNDR; this is encoded by the coding sequence ATGAAAGACATCGTCAGGAAAACCTTCTCCGTGGAAGGAGGAAATTTCGAAAACGCGGGAATTGCATCGATAGAAATCAAAAAGATTCTCAAGGCCCTTGGAATACAGGATGACGTGTTGAGAAAAACGGCGATTGCCGTGTACGAATCGGAACTCAACATCATATCCTACGCAAGGAAAGGCATAATCAACCTGGTCGTGACGGACAGCGATATTAACATCGATGTCCGGGATGAGGGGCCGGGCATTGAAGACATCGAACTGGCCATGCAGCCCGGATACTCGACGGCAACGGAACAGATCCGGCAGATGGGATTCGGAGCGGGCATGGGACTGTGCAATATCAAGAGCTGTTCAGACCGGTTCGAGATAGCGTCAACGGTTAACGAGGGCACTCACCTCAAAGTATCAATAGCGAGGGGTAATGACCGATGA
- a CDS encoding ABC transporter ATP-binding protein, which produces MESPNLLSLTNLTKSFGGVAAVNDVSFDVERGSIMGLIGPNGAGKTTVFNLITGNYHPDSGQIRFDGQDIAGMRTNRIVSLGIARTFQTIRLFQNMSALENVLAGCHCRMRSGIIAAMLRLPRQRREEREAVEIAAAELDFVGLRRHLDSAARNFSYGNQRLLEIARALATRPRFLILDEPAGGMNDYETQLLVRTISQIRDRGITVLLIEHDMNLVMKICEKITVLDHGVMIAEGNPEEIQNDRNVIDAYLGSPDNNENEGF; this is translated from the coding sequence ATGGAGAGCCCGAACTTGCTGAGCCTGACGAACCTGACCAAGTCATTCGGCGGAGTCGCGGCGGTCAACGACGTGTCTTTCGACGTGGAGCGCGGATCCATCATGGGATTGATCGGCCCCAACGGCGCGGGCAAGACCACCGTCTTCAACCTGATAACCGGCAATTATCACCCCGACAGCGGACAGATTCGTTTCGACGGGCAGGATATCGCCGGTATGCGCACCAACCGGATCGTTTCCCTCGGCATCGCCAGGACTTTCCAGACAATCCGGCTTTTTCAGAACATGAGCGCCCTGGAGAACGTTCTGGCAGGCTGCCATTGTCGGATGCGTTCCGGAATCATCGCAGCCATGCTTCGTCTTCCCCGACAGCGACGGGAAGAACGGGAAGCCGTCGAAATCGCCGCGGCCGAACTGGATTTCGTGGGTCTTCGCCGCCACCTGGATAGCGCGGCCCGGAATTTTTCCTACGGGAACCAGCGGCTTCTCGAAATCGCCCGGGCACTGGCCACCAGGCCCCGGTTCCTCATCCTCGATGAGCCCGCCGGGGGTATGAACGACTATGAGACCCAACTCCTGGTACGCACTATTTCACAGATCCGCGATCGGGGGATCACGGTACTTCTCATCGAGCATGACATGAACCTGGTGATGAAAATCTGTGAGAAAATAACGGTCCTGGATCACGGGGTCATGATAGCCGAAGGGAACCCGGAGGAAATACAGAACGACCGGAATGTCATAGACGCCTATCTGGGTTCTCCCGATAACAATGAAAACGAGGGGTTCTGA
- a CDS encoding ABC transporter ATP-binding protein encodes MIMLLRVENLDVCYGNVQVLNKINLYVNRGEIVTILGANGAGKSTTLMTISGLVKPSGGGVFLDETPLHKLGAHQIVKLGLAQVPEGRRTFGTLTVLENLRLGAYTAVDREMIERTLAWVYDMFPILEKRSDQLAGTLSGGEQQMLAIGRGLMANPNILLLDEPSLGLSPILVKSIFAVIREINRSGVTIVLVEQNARLALKLADRGYVLEVGRIVLEDSSAALLANPDVRRAYLGGGH; translated from the coding sequence CTGATCATGCTCCTGAGAGTTGAAAACCTGGACGTGTGTTACGGCAATGTCCAGGTTCTGAACAAAATCAATCTTTATGTGAACCGGGGAGAGATCGTCACCATTCTCGGGGCAAACGGCGCAGGCAAATCCACGACACTCATGACCATCAGCGGCCTGGTAAAACCCTCCGGCGGGGGCGTGTTCCTCGATGAGACCCCTCTCCACAAACTGGGGGCCCACCAGATCGTCAAACTCGGGCTGGCGCAGGTTCCGGAAGGGCGACGGACTTTCGGTACTTTGACGGTACTGGAAAACCTACGCCTGGGGGCCTACACCGCCGTTGACAGAGAAATGATCGAGCGCACCCTTGCCTGGGTATATGACATGTTCCCCATTCTCGAGAAACGAAGCGATCAACTGGCGGGAACCCTCAGCGGGGGGGAACAGCAGATGCTCGCCATCGGGCGGGGCCTTATGGCGAACCCGAACATTCTGCTTCTGGACGAGCCGAGCCTGGGGCTTTCCCCGATTCTCGTGAAATCCATCTTCGCGGTTATTCGGGAAATCAACCGTTCCGGTGTAACCATCGTTCTGGTAGAACAGAACGCCCGCCTCGCGCTGAAACTGGCCGACAGGGGGTACGTCCTCGAGGTGGGCAGAATCGTCCTGGAGGACTCGTCCGCCGCCCTCCTGGCCAACCCTGACGTGAGAAGGGCCTACCTGGGGGGCGGGCACTGA
- a CDS encoding TetR/AcrR family transcriptional regulator yields the protein MVGPEKRRNREKIQRKKAIIRSARKLFADYGFKPVTVASIAKKAELSKGAIYLYFSSKEEIYTQILLTDIESFHREMSRIFQPDKSSSQILHDFADAYINIFLAQKEQFRTLMNFMLSAESLNLSKETRKQLIWETNRTVSLIEKILQFGVASGELKINRQDMRKLRNVLWGLLNGVISLHLFVGDEIKREERIRAGVREGMERIIQTLKSDVPTVE from the coding sequence ATGGTTGGTCCTGAAAAACGAAGGAACCGGGAGAAGATTCAGCGAAAGAAAGCCATTATCAGATCGGCGAGAAAACTCTTTGCCGATTATGGATTCAAGCCCGTTACCGTGGCGAGTATAGCGAAAAAGGCGGAATTGAGCAAAGGTGCCATATACCTGTATTTCAGCAGCAAGGAAGAAATTTACACGCAGATCCTTCTTACCGATATCGAATCCTTTCACCGGGAAATGTCTCGAATCTTTCAGCCCGACAAGAGTTCGTCTCAGATACTGCACGATTTCGCCGATGCCTACATCAACATATTCCTGGCGCAGAAGGAGCAGTTCAGGACCCTCATGAACTTCATGCTCAGCGCCGAAAGTCTGAACCTGTCAAAAGAAACACGCAAACAGCTGATATGGGAGACCAACAGGACTGTGTCACTTATCGAAAAAATTCTTCAATTCGGCGTTGCTTCAGGGGAACTGAAAATAAACAGGCAGGACATGCGCAAACTGCGTAATGTTCTGTGGGGGCTCCTGAACGGCGTTATTTCCCTTCATCTCTTTGTGGGCGATGAAATCAAGCGTGAGGAGAGGATCCGGGCCGGCGTCAGGGAAGGCATGGAACGGATAATTCAAACGCTGAAAAGCGACGTTCCCACCGTTGAGTAA
- the thiM gene encoding hydroxyethylthiazole kinase, translated as MMVTPRDIHASLEAIRGSAPLIHNITNYVAMNNTANALLALGASPVMIHAEEEVEVMAAMASALVINIGTLSESWVRGMFKAFRRAVEMDVPVIIDPAGAGATAYRTGTVRQLIKDYRPTIIRANASEVMALLDDGTRTKGVDSTVGSDEALEAAQRVSRYHGCTVCATGAIDYVVNGSRVVKLFNGHPMMTRVTGFGCTASALCAAFAAVEKDSLAAAVKAMAVMGIAGEMAAAKSAGPGSLQMHFYDVLYDLDERDIEHCLRMEEQS; from the coding sequence ATGATGGTTACACCGAGGGATATCCATGCGTCACTTGAAGCCATACGCGGTTCCGCTCCGCTTATACACAACATAACCAACTACGTGGCAATGAACAACACCGCCAACGCCCTTCTGGCTCTTGGCGCCTCGCCGGTGATGATCCATGCCGAGGAGGAAGTGGAGGTTATGGCCGCCATGGCATCGGCACTGGTGATCAATATCGGGACTCTCAGCGAGTCCTGGGTAAGGGGAATGTTCAAGGCTTTCCGCCGTGCCGTTGAGATGGATGTCCCCGTCATTATCGATCCCGCGGGAGCAGGCGCGACGGCCTACCGAACCGGTACGGTCCGTCAGCTTATCAAGGACTACAGGCCGACGATTATCCGGGCAAACGCATCGGAAGTGATGGCCCTCCTCGATGATGGAACGAGAACGAAGGGAGTGGACAGCACAGTCGGATCCGATGAGGCTCTCGAGGCCGCTCAGCGTGTGAGCCGGTACCACGGATGTACCGTCTGCGCGACCGGAGCCATTGATTATGTTGTGAACGGTTCCAGGGTGGTTAAACTCTTCAACGGTCATCCGATGATGACACGGGTAACGGGTTTCGGCTGTACGGCATCGGCTTTGTGCGCGGCCTTCGCCGCTGTGGAAAAGGATTCCCTGGCCGCTGCCGTCAAGGCCATGGCGGTGATGGGCATTGCCGGTGAGATGGCCGCCGCGAAATCGGCCGGCCCCGGTTCACTGCAGATGCATTTTTATGATGTCCTGTACGATCTCGACGAGAGGGATATCGAACATTGCCTCAGGATGGAAGAGCAGTCATGA
- a CDS encoding NAD(P)H-dependent oxidoreductase subunit E — translation MEELSMHILDIVENSTRAGSRLVSIGISESTVDDSLIIDIQDDGSGMDGESLRRALDPFYTTKEVRRVGLGLPLLAQAAETTGGSFSITSEADRGTRVRALFRLNHVDRQPLGRMEQTLTTLMMGNPEVDFVYCHSKNGRSYTLDTRELRRSLEDVPLTHTAVMAFIRSTILENLAELEGDSPDIHNEKHYCFAHGGPPMKSNDDMLLEEFSQEQIQELDATIEAHKSQPGGLIPVLEKAQELLGFLPVPVQQRIAGGLNLPLSQVYGVVTFYSLFTMTPRGRNTIRICLGTACYVRGGKKIAENIERMLAIKEGETTPDRRFTYESVRCLGACGLGPVVVVNDDVHGRVKPDRIKQILENYQ, via the coding sequence ATGGAAGAACTTTCCATGCACATTCTCGACATCGTGGAAAACTCGACCCGGGCGGGATCGCGGCTTGTCTCTATCGGTATTTCCGAATCAACCGTCGACGACAGCCTGATCATAGACATACAGGACGACGGATCGGGAATGGACGGGGAATCGCTCAGGCGTGCCCTCGATCCTTTTTATACGACCAAGGAGGTTCGCAGGGTGGGGCTCGGGCTGCCCCTCCTGGCTCAGGCCGCCGAGACGACCGGCGGTTCTTTTTCCATAACATCCGAGGCCGACAGGGGAACCCGGGTGAGAGCGCTGTTCAGACTGAACCATGTGGACCGTCAACCCCTGGGCAGAATGGAACAGACCCTAACGACGCTGATGATGGGCAATCCCGAAGTTGATTTTGTATATTGCCACAGCAAGAACGGACGAAGCTACACCCTGGACACGAGAGAGCTGCGCCGCTCGCTGGAAGATGTGCCGCTTACGCACACAGCCGTAATGGCCTTCATTCGAAGCACTATCCTGGAGAACCTCGCTGAGCTTGAAGGCGACTCTCCGGACATTCACAATGAAAAGCATTATTGTTTTGCCCATGGAGGACCACCTATGAAATCTAATGACGATATGCTTCTGGAAGAATTCTCTCAGGAGCAGATTCAGGAACTCGACGCGACGATCGAGGCCCACAAGAGCCAACCGGGAGGACTGATACCGGTCCTGGAAAAAGCGCAGGAACTTCTCGGGTTCCTGCCTGTTCCCGTTCAGCAGCGGATTGCCGGGGGACTGAACCTGCCTTTGAGCCAGGTATACGGCGTGGTGACCTTTTATTCACTGTTCACCATGACTCCCCGGGGACGAAACACGATCCGCATCTGCCTGGGAACGGCATGTTATGTAAGGGGAGGGAAAAAAATTGCTGAAAATATCGAACGCATGCTCGCTATCAAAGAGGGCGAGACAACGCCGGACAGGCGTTTTACCTACGAATCGGTCCGGTGTCTCGGTGCCTGTGGTCTCGGTCCGGTGGTGGTTGTCAACGACGACGTACACGGCCGGGTCAAGCCCGACAGGATAAAACAAATCCTGGAAAACTACCAGTGA
- a CDS encoding (2Fe-2S) ferredoxin domain-containing protein, which yields MAKLKIEDLKKIKERVQAENALREGGRRVRITVHMGTCGIAAGARTVMDTLMREIEEAQVSDVMVTTSGCMGLCSREPEITVEILGEEPIVYQLVDKNKMRQIFRRHVLQGEIQTPFVLARGKEQ from the coding sequence ATGGCAAAACTCAAAATCGAGGACCTGAAAAAAATCAAGGAGCGGGTTCAGGCCGAAAACGCTCTCAGGGAAGGTGGTCGAAGGGTGCGAATAACAGTTCACATGGGAACCTGCGGAATCGCCGCGGGGGCGCGCACGGTCATGGACACCCTCATGCGGGAAATCGAGGAAGCTCAGGTTTCCGATGTCATGGTGACGACCTCCGGGTGCATGGGACTGTGCAGCCGGGAACCGGAGATAACCGTAGAAATCCTGGGTGAGGAACCTATCGTCTATCAGCTCGTGGACAAAAACAAAATGCGCCAGATATTCAGGAGGCACGTTCTCCAGGGCGAGATTCAGACCCCTTTTGTCCTTGCCCGGGGGAAAGAACAATAA